One genomic segment of Ipomoea triloba cultivar NCNSP0323 chromosome 9, ASM357664v1 includes these proteins:
- the LOC116030082 gene encoding L-type lectin-domain containing receptor kinase S.4-like produces the protein MVSFATLLVCSFIFLSIPVSSQQDGFIYTRFNAPNNNISLTGVATVTGRGILQLTNQTRRLMGHAFYSSPFQFKNSSNGSAFSFSTCFAFAIVPEYQKLGGHGFAFAISQSVDFTAALPSQYLGLLNATDVGNFSNHLFAVEFDTVQDFEFGDINDNHVGIDLNSLVSNKSAAAAFFTDDSQKQDLNLKNGKVILAWVEYDSASNLLNVTLSPTSSKPKIPLFSYRLDLSAILKERMYVGFSASTGLLSSSHYILGWSFKMNGEAKSIDLDSLPLLPGIKKTLHMGFVVTVSVLGVVFVLLFIFVGIYVYKKMKNGDVIESWELEIGPHRYSYLELKKATGNFKEKELLGQGGFGQVYKGILPSSKTEVAVKRISNESKQGLREFVSEISTIGRLRHRNLVQLLGWCRKRGDLLLVYDFMPNGSLDRFLFDRPRRVLSWEQRLNIIKCVASGLLYLHEEYEQAVIHRDIKASNVLLDSEMNGRLGDFGLARLQEHGTNPGTTKVVGTLGYIAPELTKTGKATTKSDVYAFGAFLLEVVCGRRPIETKARIEEMVLVDWVWVKFKEGNVVDVVDWRMRGNFDESQVVMVLRLGLMCSGNEPSARPSIRQVLSYLDGECEMPAEVVVEPDKSSDVGLLEMDATFASLSSPQSLLSTSEHRKSDTYTS, from the coding sequence ATGGTGAGTTTTGCAACACTCCTCGTCTgttctttcatttttctttcaatCCCAGTTTCGTCTCAGCAAGATGGGTTTATCTACACAAGATTCAATGCGCCGAACAACAACATAAGCTTGACAGGAGTGGCAACGGTTACAGGGCGTGGGATTCTTCAGCTAACCAATCAAACCCGTAGATTAATGGGTCACGCCTTCTACTCCTCTCCCTTTCAGTTCAAGAACTCCTCCAATGGCTCCGCTTTCTCCTTCTCCACCTGCTTCGCCTTCGCCATAGTCCCCGAGTATCAAAAATTAGGTGGCCATGGCTTCGCCTTCGCGATTTCGCAGTCCGTGGATTTCACCGCGGCTCTTCCCAGCCAGTATCTCGGCCTGCTCAACGCCACCGACGTCGGAAACTTCTCGAACCATCTCTTCGCTGTGGAGTTCGACACTGTCCAGGATTTCGAGTTCGGGGATATTAATGATAACCATGTCGGGATTGACCTCAACAGCTTGGTGTCCAATAAATCCGCCGCTGCAGCCTTTTTCACTGACGATTCCCAGAAACAGGATCTGAATCTCAAGAATGGGAAGGTGATTCTTGCTTGGGTTGAATACGATTCGGCTTCAAATCTCCTAAATGTCACTCTCTCACCCACCTCTTCCAAACCCAAGATTCCTCTTTTCTCTTATCGCTTGGATCTCTCTGCAATTTTGAAAGAAAGGATGTATGTTGGCTTCTCTGCTTCCACTGGGTTACTTTCCAGTTCTCACTATATCTTAGGTTGGAGCTTTAAAATGAACGGAGAAGCCAAAAGTATCGATCTTGATTCCCTTCCATTACTCCCTGGAATCAAGAAAACACTACATATGGGATTTGTAGTGACGGTATCTGTGTTGGGGGTTGTTTTTGTATTACTTTTTATCTTCGTGGGGATTTACGTGTACAAAAAGATGAAGAATGGTGATGTGATAGAGTCATGGGAGCTTGAGATTGGGCCGCATAGATATTCTTATCTAGAATTAAAGAAAGCCACGGGGAATTtcaaagaaaaggagctacttGGGCAGGGTGGATTTGGTCAGGTTTACAAGGGAATTCTTCCAAGTTCAAAAACTGAAGTGGCGGTGAAGCGAATTTCGAATGAATCTAAGCAGGGATTACGCGAATTCGTGTCTGAAATTTCGACAATCGGGAGGCTTCGTCATAGGAATCTTGTCCAATTACTAGGATGGTGCAGAAAACGCGGCGATTTGTTGCTGGTTTATGATTTTATGCCGAATGGAAGCCTGGACAGGTTCTTGTTTGATCGGCCCAGAAGGGTGTTGAGTTGGGAGCAGAGGCTAAATATAATCAAATGTGTGGCTTCGGGGCTATTATATTTACACGAAGAATATGAACAAGCCGTGATCCATCGCGACATTAAGGCTAGCAATGTTTTATTAGATAGCGAGATGAATGGAAGACTGGGAGATTTCGGACTAGCAAGGCTACAGGAACACGGCACGAACCCGGGCACAACCAAGGTAGTGGGGACATTGGGGTACATAGCCCCGGAATTGACAAAGACAGGAAAGGCCACAACAAAATCAGACGTGTACGCGTTTGGTGCGTTCTTATTGGAGGTTGTGTGTGGGCGAAGGCCAATAGAGACAAAAGCTCGGATAGAGGAGATGGTTTTAGTGGATTGGGTGTGGGTGAAATTTAAGGAGGGGAATGTTGTTGACGTGGTGGATTGGCGAATGAGAGGTAATTTTGATGAGTCGCAGGTTGTTATGGTGCTGAGATTAGGACTGATGTGCTCGGGCAATGAGCCTTCGGCAAGACCCAGCATACGACAAGTGTTGAGTTACTTGGACGGAGAGTGTGAAATGCCAGCTGAGGTTGTAGTGGAGCCAGATAAGAGTAGTGACGTAGGGTTACTAGAAATGGATGCCACTTTTGCTTCTCTATCTTCCCCTCAATCACTCCTCTCCACTTCAGAGCATAGAAAATCAGATACATACACTTCTTAA
- the LOC116029194 gene encoding uncharacterized protein LOC116029194, whose amino-acid sequence MSHHQPHQDSFHDPLKPWKYIPFQTLRITTDAFTNFMKGFLGICLVGSISLFSFLAFSKWFGCSEYQNIFISTSSEFSTGYDVRAHSHETNISHILFGIGGSAKTWNFRRHYCEAWWKPNVTRGFVWLDERPPENESWPETSPRFQVSQDTSRFKYTCPYGSRAAVRIARIVKESFELGLENVRWLVMGDDDTVFFPENLVAVLSKYDHNQMYYIGSNSESVEQDQVHSYTMAYGGGGFAISYALAAVLVRVLDGCIDRYAAFYGSDQKIGGCMSEIGVPLTKELGFHQMDIRQNPYGVLAAHPVAPLVSLHHLDYVQPLFPGTSQEESVKKLVEAYKSDPSRTLQHSFCYDLSRNWSISVSWGYTIQLYPTLVNAKELATPFRTFLTWKSWNEGPFTFDVRRMSSDPCEKPLMFYLNHVHNLGNGSTVSSYTRPKVDGNQCQNENYAPALLVHSFNVSAQILSREIWKKVPRRQCCEVVNDGDGAEGILQVKLRGCNQWESVTPP is encoded by the exons ATGTCTCATCATCAGCCACACCAAGACTCCTTTCATGACCCTCTAAAGCCCTGGAAATACATTCCCTTCCAAACCCTCAGAATAACAACAGATGCTTTCACCAATTTCATGAAAGGTTTCCTAGGAATTTGCCTGGTGGGCTCCATATCTTTGTTCTCCTTCTTAGCCTTCTCCAAATGGTTTGGGTGTTCAGAGTACCAGAATATCTTCATAAGCACGAGCTCTGAGTTTAGTACTGGCTACGACGTTAGAGCACACAGCCACGAAACCAACATATCCCATATTCTCTTCGGCATTGGCGGCTCCGCCAAGACGTGGAATTTTCGCCGCCATTATTGTGAAGCCTGGTGGAAACCAAATGTCACGCGCGGATTTGTCTGGCTCGATGAACGGCCTCCGGAAAATGAATCGTGGCCAGAAACTTCCCCGCGGTTCCAGGTTTCCCAAGACACGTCTAG GTTTAAGTACACTTGCCCGTACGGTTCGAGGGCGGCGGTTCGGATTGCGCGGATCGTGAAAGAGAGCTTCGAGTTAGGGTTGGAGAACGTGAGGTGGTTGGTGATGGGGGACGATGACACGGTGTTTTTTCCTGAGAATTTGGTTGCGGTTTTGTCCAAGTATGATCATAACCAGATGTATTATATCGGTAGCAATTCGGAGAGCGTGGAGCAAGATCAGGTGCACTCGTACACGATGGCGTACGGCGGCGGCGGTTTCGCCATTAGCTACGCCCTTGCGGCGGTGCTCGTTAGGGTTTTAGATGGGTGCATTGATCGGTATGCCGCGTTTTACGGTTCCGATCAAAAAATCGGTGGCTGTATGAGTGAAATCGGCGTTCCCCTCACCAAAGAACTCGGCTTTCACCAG ATGGACATAAGACAAAATCCATACGGGGTGCTGGCGGCGCACCCGGTGGCGCCGCTGGTATCACTGCACCACCTGGACTACGTGCAGCCTCTGTTTCCGGGCACTAGTCAAGAGGAATCTGTGAAGAAATTAGTGGAGGCCTACAAATCAGACCCCAGTCGGACATTACAGCACAGTTTCTGCTACGACCTTAGCAGAAATTGGTCCATTTCAGTGTCTTGGGGATACACAATCCAACTCTATCCCACATTGGTGAACGCCAAAGAATTGGCGACGCCATTCCGGACATTCTTAACGTGGAAGTCATGGAACGAAGGCCCCTTCACCTTTGACGTACGTAGAATGAGCTCAGACCCATGCGAAAAGCCTCTGATGTTTTACCTAAACCATGTTCATAACTTGGGCAATGGTAGCACCGTGAGCAGTTATACGAGGCCAAAAGTGGACGGAAACCAATGCCAGAACGAGAACTATGCACCTGCGTTGTTGGTTCACTCATTCAATGTCTCCGCGCAAATTTTAAGTCGGGAGATATGGAAAAAG GTACCACGTCGGCAATGCTGCGAGGTGGTCAACGACGGCGATGGGGCGGAGGGAATTTTGCAGGTCAAACTTAGAGGATGCAATCAATGGGAATCAGTTACGCCTCCATAG